GGACAATCGCCTGTTCCAGCGGCAGATACCGTTCGGTCCGGCCCGGCATGCGCAGGAAACGGCCGATTTTCGGCGGCACCGGGATCAGCCCGCGCATGTTGTGACCATCCGCCGGGTCAAACAGCTGCATGACGATCGCAAAGCCAAGGTTCGGAATGAACGGGAAGGGATGGGATGGATCAATGGCAAGCGGCGTTAAGGTCGGGAAGATTTCGCGCATGAAATAGCCGTCAAGCCATTTGCGGTCGGTCTGGGTCAAATCATCCGGTCTGATCACCGAAATCCCGTGCTTGTCCATCTCGCTGCTAAGCTGCTGCCAGATGCGCTGCTGATCCTGCATCAACTGGCTGGCATCATAGGTGATGGCGCGCAGCTGCTCGGACGGGCTCATGCCATCCTGGCTGACCTTGGTCATGCCCGCACGCAGCTGCCCGACAAGACCTGCGACGCGAACCATATAGAATTCGTCAAGGTTGCTGGCGGAAATCGACAGGAAACGCAGGCGTTCCAGCAACGGGTGACGTTTGTTTTGTGCCTCTTCAAGGACGCGGCCGTTAAAGGCCAGCCACGAAAGTTCGCGGTTTATAAAGCGCTTGTCCGAATCAAGTGTGATGGCGCTTGATTGAATAACGGCGGCGTGGGTCACGCTGTGCCTCCTGCGAAAGTGGGTTTGTGTCCTTGAAATAAAGCGACAGGTCCCGGTTGCGATTGGAGTATAGGATAACTGCTTGTCGGGGTGCAATTTTCTTAAATTTTTAAGTCAGTTTTCTTGGTGGCTTCACAGCGCCCGATGTGGCATGCAAAAGTCTGCTTTCCTTAAGATCACCGGATACCCGATTTTATGAAGACATTGCTTCTGCTCAGGCATGCAAAATCAAGCTGGACCGATCCGTCCCGATCCGATCACGACCGGGAACTGAACCGGCGCGGCGAAAAGGCGGCCCCGGTGATGGGGCGCTATTTGCATGAACAGGGGCTGGTGCCCGATCTGATCTGGTGTTCAACCGCCGAACGTGCGGTCCAGACATTAACCCTGCTGGGGCGCGATTTTGCCAGTGCATCCGACGTGATCTACAGCGAAGACCTTTATATGGCGAACGAGGCCGTGCTGCTTGAAAGCCTTGGGCACACCCATGACGAGGCCCGCTGTGTAATGATGATCGGCCATAATCCGGGACTTGCCGATTTCGCCGCCCGGCTGTTTGGCGAGGGCGATGGCGAGGCATTGCTGGAAATGAACCGTAAATATCCGACCTGCGGGCTTTGCCAGTATGAATTTGATGTTGATCATTGGGCGGACGTTCGGTTTGAGGCCGGGCGCCTGATTCGCTTTGTAAAGGTCAAGGATTTGCAGGGGATCGGTGCGCCGCCGACCTGAAATTCCGGCCCGCAATGCAGACCATTGCGACGGGCACTTGACGGCGGGGCTTTGGCAGCGTTTTATACCGCAGAATTTCAAGCGCCGCGTCGCGCAAACAGACAGATCACCCGATTTAAGCCCCCCGAATTGACCGGGGTGGCTGGATTGCGGTGCTTTTTTGTTTGACAGCGCGGTGCAGCCATGCACCTTTGCGCCAAATTTGTGGCCCAAAATACGAAGCATACAAAGCAACCTGGAAAGACCATGCATCCTTATCGTTCACACAATTGTAATGCGTTGCGCGCCTCTGACGCCGATGCGGAAGTGCGCCTGTCCGGCTGGATCCACCGCAAGCGCGACCACGGCAACCTTCTGTTTGTCGATTTGCGCGACCATTACGGCATCACCCAGATCGTGATCGATATTTCAAGCCCGCTTTTCGCGGTTCTTGAAAAGTCGCGCGCCGAAAGTGTGATCACGGTGGACGGCAAGGTCGTCAAACGTACCGCCGAAACCGTCAACCCGAACCTGCCGACCGGCGAGATCGAGGTTTATGCATCGAACATCGAAGTCCAGTCGTCGGCCGACGTGCTGCCGATGCCGGTCTTTGGCGATGCCGAATATGGCGAGGAAATCCGCCTGCGTCACCGTTACCTTGATCTGCGTCGCGAAAGTGTTCATTCGAACATCGTTCTGCGCTCGCGCGTGATTTCGGCGATGCGTCAGAAAATGACCGCACAGGGATTTTTGGAAATCCAGACCCCGATCCTGACGGCAAGCTCGCCGGAAGGTGCGCGTGACTTCTTGGTGCCGTCGCGCATGCATCCGGGCAAATTTTATGCCCTGCCGCAGGCCCCCCAGCAGTTCAAACAGCTACTGATGGTTTCGGGCTTTGACCGTTATTTCCAGATCGCACCGTGCTTCCGCGATGAAGACGCCCGTGCCGACCGCTCCCCGGGCGAGTTCTATCAGCTCGACTTCGAGATGGCCTTTGCCACCCAGGACGATGTGTTTGATGCGATTGAGCCGGTTCTTCATGACATCTTCGTCGAATTCGGCGGTGGTCGTGATGTAACACCGCTTCCGTTCCCGCGCATTCCGTTTGATGAATCGATGGCGAAATACGGCTCGGACAAACCCGACCTTCGCAACCCGATCATCCTGTCTGACGTGACCGAAGCCTTCCGCGGTTCGAATTTCGGCATCTTTGCCTCGAACATCGAAAAGGGTTCGGTGGTTCGCGCCATTCCGGCACCGGGGGCCGCTGGCCGCCCGCGCAGCTTCTTTGACAAGCTCAATGCCTGGGCCCGCGAAGAAGGGGCGGCAGGTCTTGGTTACATCGTTTACGATGAAAACGGCGAAGCCAAAGGCCCGATTGCCAAGAACCTCGATGCCGAACGCATCGCAAAGATCAAGGAAGTGACTGGTGTTGCGAATGGCGATGCGGTCTTCTTTGCCTGTGACAAGGAACTGGCAGCAGCCAAATTTGCCGGCAAGTCGCGCGACAAGGTTTGCGATGAACTGGGCCTTCGCGAAGACGGCATGTTCAAATTCTGCTGGATCGTTGATTTCCCGATGTACGAGGAAGACGACGACGGCAAGATCGAATTCAGCCACAACCCGTTCTCGATGCCGCAAGGCGGTCTTGAAGCCCTTGAAACCATGAACCCGCTTGATATCAAGGCGTGGCAGTATGACATCGTGTGTAACGGTATCGAACTGTCGTCCGGTGCCATTCGTAACCACCGCCCGGACATCATGTACAAGGCGTTCGAGATTGCCGGTTATGGCAAGGAAGTCGTTGATGACCGCTTTGGCGGCATGATCAACGCGTTCAAATTCGGCGCACCGCCGCACGGTGGTTCTGCCCCGGGTGTGGACCGTATTGTGATGCTTCTGGCTGACGAGCCGAACATTCGCGAAGTCATTGCCTTCCCGCTGAACCAGCAGGCGCAGGATCTGATGATGAATGCCCCGGCCGAGGTCGATGACCGCCAGCTTAAAGAATTGCATCTGCGGGTGCAGCTTCCGCCGAAAATCAAAAAAGACTGATTGCTGTCTTTTGATGACGATAAAAACGGTCCGGAAATTTCCGGGCCGTTTTTGTTTGTCTATTGACCTTCGATGCTTACGTAATCTTAACCCGCCGTAATCCACATTCAGGGTGGAACAATTTATATCCTGCGGGGGATTACGGTTTGAAAAAGATACTTGTGGTGGTGGCACCGTTGGCTTTGGCGGCGTGCGGTGGTCCGGTCGAACTGACCGTTGCCAAGCTGGCCGGCGATCTGATCAGCTATGTGACCACGGGCAAAAGCACCACCGATCATGCGGTTTCAGCGGTTGCCGAGCGCGATTGCGCCCTGCATCGCCCGCTATTTGAAGAAGACGTCTGCCGCGATAATGTCGTGCTCGATGATGCGGTTGCGCTGGCCGAACCGGGCGCACCATCGGTGAAACAGAAAATCCGCGACGCCGAACCTGCAATTTATGCCGTTAACGCACCCGGCGAAGACTGGTCAAATCCCAAAGCCGGTGCCCGCACATCGGCCGTGATTGTCCAAACCGATCTGCCGCCGCGCGCAACCTCCCATGCCGAAGCGACCGTTGTTCCGCAAACAGCCCCGGTCGAAATCGCCAGCGCACAGGCGCAGTTCACCCCCGATCATGACCGTACCCCGCTTCGCAACGAAGGTCCCCTTGATCCGCAGGGCGAAGCCGATGCCGCGGTTGCCGGATATGTCGCCCCGCCAAAGCCGGTCGCACCTGTTGCCAAAACCCAAACCGCCGCCCTGACCGATACCGGCATCATGAACGACGAGGTCAGCGTGATCGCGCCGGAAAACGCCGGGCAGGACAAGCTTGTTGCAGTGCCGCTGCCGGGAGACTATGTAATACTGGCAAGCTTTGCCGATCAGCTGCGCGCGCAAAATGCCCTGTCGCTTTACCGTGAATATCAGCCGCGCCTGATCAGTGCGACGGTTGCGGGCCGCGAATATCTTCGTGTTGCTGTTGGTCCGCTTTCGCATGAGCATGCAAAAGATTTACGCCATCTTGCTGCCAAAAAGGGTGTCAAAGATCCCTGGATTGTCGGGATCGACGCTGCCGGAGAATAGAGTTGCCAGTTATTACGGTTTGTCCTGAAAATCGACAGCGTTCCGTCTTCGGGGCGCTGATCTTTTGTGTTGCCCTGGCGGGATGTTCCGCGCAGGCAGGGCAATCCTTTGCCGCCGGTCCGGGCGGTTTTGACCCGGCCCATGTGCGCAAGGCGGCTGATATACAGGCCGAACTGGTGCCGCATGTGGCGGAATACCGGTTTTCGATGGTGTCATCGGATGTCGGCAGCTCCGTTGTCGGTGTGCGCGGTGCGCTGGGTTACCGGTTTGAAAAGGTTTGTGATGGCTGGATCACCGAGATGCAGCATCTGATGGTTCTGCAAGGGGCCGAGGGCGGTTCGATCAATTCCGCCTATTCGATGACCCAGTGGGAAAACTTTGACGGATCGAAATACCGCTTCCGCATGCGTGATTATCTCGACGGTGTACAGGTCGACGAGGTTGTTGGCGATGCGGTGCGTGACAAGGACAAGGTTCTTGTGACCTACGAAGTCCCGGTCGAAGTGACCGAGGAACTGCCGGCCGATACCATGTTCCCGACCCAGCATTCCCTAACCCTGCTGAAGCGCGCGCTTCAGGGGGATAAATTTGCCAATGATCTGGTGTTTGATGGCAGTGGCGATACACCGACCAACCGGATTGCCGCGGTGATTTCGGCAGCCAGACCATCGCAGAACACGGCCGAAGATGCCGATGGTATCGCAAATCGGCCCTATCACAGCCTTAACCTGGCCTATTACCCGCTTGGCAATGCCGAAAACGGCCCGTCGACCGAGATTGCGGTTGATTTCGGTGAAAACGGTGTTGCCCAGGAACTGCGGATGAATTACGGCAGTTTCCGCGTGCGCGGCGACCTTCAGAAAGTCACGCGGCTTGCTGCCCCCGAATGCGGTTAGGCACAAACCGGATTATTGCCGCAATAACGGCCCGATAACGCAAAAAAGCCTGCCGGATGTCCGACAGGCTTTTTTGTGGGGGAAGTTCCATAAAGTCTTAGGCGGCGACGGCGCTGCTGTCGTCGCGGCAATACAGACCATAAAGTGTCTTGATGACGGTGACGGCTTCATCGCCTTGCAGCGAATAAAAGATCGTCTGTGCCTCGCGCCGGGTTTTAACCAGCTTGTCCCGCCGCAATCTTGCAAGATGCTGTGACAGGGCGGACTGGCTCAGTCCGACAATGCGTTCAAGTTCACCGACCGATTTTTCGCCATCGTTAAGCTGGCAAAGAATCATAAGTCTGCTCTGATTGCTCATGGCCTTCAGAAGCGCGCTGGCTTGCTCGGCCTTTTTTTCGAGATGGGTAAGTTCCATTTGGCTCCCTTTAGCCTGGCCATATTCGGCTTTTGTCCCAACTGGGGCATCGGGTGTATCACATTCGTGGTGATAATCTCCGATGGGATGTCCCCGATTTTTTCCAACCAACGAGGTCTTTGTGCCTCAAACCCATTAATGAAATTCAAGAATGGGAAGATTCCTATTCTCAAGTATAACATCAAACTGTCAAGACACTCTTTGTCTTGTGGACAGAGATTATGGCGATATTTCGTTCTGAGTCACCGTGTATACAATAGACAGTTCATACAGGGTCTTAATCTGTCATTCAGTTTGAAAACTTGCAGTATTTGTCTGATTCATGATGATCTAGAACAAAGCAGCAGATAACGTCGGCTGGCACGATGAAACAATAATAACCAAGGTCGCCGCCCGTAAGGCAAGGTGACCGGCAAAAATCAAACTTGTCTGACTGGCATCTATTCAGGAAGGTATCCGCAAAACATGGCGACATTATTTGTCACGCATCAAAGCTGTATCGACCACGATACGGGGCCGGGCCACCCGGAACAGTCTGATCGTCTTCGCGTGATCCAGCGGGTGCTTGAAGCCGAAGAATTCATGTTCCTGCACCGGGAAGAAGCCCCAAAGGCCGATCTTGATCTGATCAAAAAGGTGCATGACCCTGCCTATGTCGACCGGGTCATGGCCGCGATCCCGCAAAGCGGATATGAATCCCTTGATGGCGATACCTATGTTTCACCCGCCTCGGGCGAGGCGGCATTGCGCGCGGTTGGCGGTGTCTGCGTCGCGGTCGATGCGGTCTTGGCCGGCCATGAACGCAATGCCTTTGTCGGCGTACGCCCGCCGGGACATCATGCGGAATATGACCGGGCGATGGGGTTCTGCCTGTTTAACAATGTGGCGGTCGGTGCGCGTCATGCCCGCGATGCCCATGGCATCAAACGTGTGGCGGTGATGGATTTTGACGTTCATCACGGCAATGGCACACAGGATCTTTTCTATAACGATCCCGACCTGTTTTACTGTTCAACCCATCAATGGCCGCTTTATCCCGGCACCGGTGCCCCCGATGAACGCGGATGCGCCAATAACATCCTCAATGTCGGGCTGTCGGCCGGGGCGGGAACGGCGGAAATGAAACACGCCTTCGAACAATCGGTTTTACCCGGCATTGCCGCCTTCAAACCGGAATTGCTGATCATTTCGGCTGGCTTCGATGCGCATCGCAATGATCCGTTGGCGGGACTTTCATTCATTGAAAGCGACTTTGCCTGGATTACCGAACATCTTCTCGCCCTCGCGGGCGAGGTTTGCGATAACCGCGTCGTCTCGGTGCTTGAAGGCGGCTATGACCTGCCATCGCTGGCAAGTTCGGTTCAGGCCCATGTGCGAACCCTGATGACCTCTTGAGTTTATTCAATAAAGGTTTGCTGAGCCTGTTGCTTCTGCTCACGGTGCGATTTAATCGAATGCCCGATAATAATCGTCACCGGCACCCACAATATGTACCACAATTCACCAGGAGATTTGGAGACTTGGGCAAGATCGGTTAATCCACCGATAATGGGTACACATAGCAAGCCAAGATGAAATGCCTTTGTGGTTCTATCTTCTGTATTCCAAGCGGCCCAAGCGAGCTGCGCAAACAATGCCAGAAGAAGAAATAGCCCTATTGCGCCACCAAAAAATGCCGATGACACGTATATGCTATGGGGAAATTTCTGTTCAATCGCTCCAAAGGTATTCAGGCTTGCCAGGCCATTACCAATGATTGGAGCATCCTGAATATATTTCCATGCATCCATCCATATTTCAAAACGCCATGGATTTCTGGAAAGTGATTGAATGGCATGTTGTTGGATTTCGTCGCTAAGCAGGAAAATTGAAACAATCGAGAATAGTATTCCGGCGGTGCATCTTCGCACAACTTTTCCAGAAAAAATGGAAAAGATGATGCCGATGCAAAATAGCGTCAGAAATGGCCCTCTGCTTTGTGTGAGTATTACGAAGAATACGCAGAAAAGGCAGACGGTTGCGTAGAATATCTTGTATTTCTTTTCTGTTGATATTTGAGATTGATAAAATGATATGCAAAAACCTGTCAGTATAACTAAGCTACCGAGTATTGGGTGCCTAGTTTCT
The Thalassospira xiamenensis M-5 = DSM 17429 DNA segment above includes these coding regions:
- the aspS gene encoding aspartate--tRNA ligase, yielding MHPYRSHNCNALRASDADAEVRLSGWIHRKRDHGNLLFVDLRDHYGITQIVIDISSPLFAVLEKSRAESVITVDGKVVKRTAETVNPNLPTGEIEVYASNIEVQSSADVLPMPVFGDAEYGEEIRLRHRYLDLRRESVHSNIVLRSRVISAMRQKMTAQGFLEIQTPILTASSPEGARDFLVPSRMHPGKFYALPQAPQQFKQLLMVSGFDRYFQIAPCFRDEDARADRSPGEFYQLDFEMAFATQDDVFDAIEPVLHDIFVEFGGGRDVTPLPFPRIPFDESMAKYGSDKPDLRNPIILSDVTEAFRGSNFGIFASNIEKGSVVRAIPAPGAAGRPRSFFDKLNAWAREEGAAGLGYIVYDENGEAKGPIAKNLDAERIAKIKEVTGVANGDAVFFACDKELAAAKFAGKSRDKVCDELGLREDGMFKFCWIVDFPMYEEDDDGKIEFSHNPFSMPQGGLEALETMNPLDIKAWQYDIVCNGIELSSGAIRNHRPDIMYKAFEIAGYGKEVVDDRFGGMINAFKFGAPPHGGSAPGVDRIVMLLADEPNIREVIAFPLNQQAQDLMMNAPAEVDDRQLKELHLRVQLPPKIKKD
- a CDS encoding histone deacetylase family protein; protein product: MATLFVTHQSCIDHDTGPGHPEQSDRLRVIQRVLEAEEFMFLHREEAPKADLDLIKKVHDPAYVDRVMAAIPQSGYESLDGDTYVSPASGEAALRAVGGVCVAVDAVLAGHERNAFVGVRPPGHHAEYDRAMGFCLFNNVAVGARHARDAHGIKRVAVMDFDVHHGNGTQDLFYNDPDLFYCSTHQWPLYPGTGAPDERGCANNILNVGLSAGAGTAEMKHAFEQSVLPGIAAFKPELLIISAGFDAHRNDPLAGLSFIESDFAWITEHLLALAGEVCDNRVVSVLEGGYDLPSLASSVQAHVRTLMTS
- a CDS encoding SPOR domain-containing protein, which codes for MKKILVVVAPLALAACGGPVELTVAKLAGDLISYVTTGKSTTDHAVSAVAERDCALHRPLFEEDVCRDNVVLDDAVALAEPGAPSVKQKIRDAEPAIYAVNAPGEDWSNPKAGARTSAVIVQTDLPPRATSHAEATVVPQTAPVEIASAQAQFTPDHDRTPLRNEGPLDPQGEADAAVAGYVAPPKPVAPVAKTQTAALTDTGIMNDEVSVIAPENAGQDKLVAVPLPGDYVILASFADQLRAQNALSLYREYQPRLISATVAGREYLRVAVGPLSHEHAKDLRHLAAKKGVKDPWIVGIDAAGE
- a CDS encoding EipB family protein; this encodes MPVITVCPENRQRSVFGALIFCVALAGCSAQAGQSFAAGPGGFDPAHVRKAADIQAELVPHVAEYRFSMVSSDVGSSVVGVRGALGYRFEKVCDGWITEMQHLMVLQGAEGGSINSAYSMTQWENFDGSKYRFRMRDYLDGVQVDEVVGDAVRDKDKVLVTYEVPVEVTEELPADTMFPTQHSLTLLKRALQGDKFANDLVFDGSGDTPTNRIAAVISAARPSQNTAEDADGIANRPYHSLNLAYYPLGNAENGPSTEIAVDFGENGVAQELRMNYGSFRVRGDLQKVTRLAAPECG
- a CDS encoding ArsR/SmtB family transcription factor → MELTHLEKKAEQASALLKAMSNQSRLMILCQLNDGEKSVGELERIVGLSQSALSQHLARLRRDKLVKTRREAQTIFYSLQGDEAVTVIKTLYGLYCRDDSSAVAA
- a CDS encoding O-antigen ligase family protein, whose translation is MNTIEKYVFPVSFSIFIISGYLIHPTPTWAIIFYAIIAPTFTIIIFKEKKELFGLFKNKILITSAILILWFLLTISWGVNQPEFNVKKYISRSLVNLIFLFTATYFFSKCTRWKDFLFKALPYAVLLNILISIVLFYAIDTHTLNDRLTGWAETRHPILGSLVILTGFCISFYQSQISTEKKYKIFYATVCLFCVFFVILTQSRGPFLTLFCIGIIFSIFSGKVVRRCTAGILFSIVSIFLLSDEIQQHAIQSLSRNPWRFEIWMDAWKYIQDAPIIGNGLASLNTFGAIEQKFPHSIYVSSAFFGGAIGLFLLLALFAQLAWAAWNTEDRTTKAFHLGLLCVPIIGGLTDLAQVSKSPGELWYILWVPVTIIIGHSIKSHREQKQQAQQTFIE
- a CDS encoding SixA phosphatase family protein, giving the protein MKTLLLLRHAKSSWTDPSRSDHDRELNRRGEKAAPVMGRYLHEQGLVPDLIWCSTAERAVQTLTLLGRDFASASDVIYSEDLYMANEAVLLESLGHTHDEARCVMMIGHNPGLADFAARLFGEGDGEALLEMNRKYPTCGLCQYEFDVDHWADVRFEAGRLIRFVKVKDLQGIGAPPT